The Alosa sapidissima isolate fAloSap1 chromosome 12, fAloSap1.pri, whole genome shotgun sequence nucleotide sequence attagaggctttgtaattaattaatcgaaattaatcgcATTTTAATCGCATATAAATATTTGACCTGAGAACAGTGAGaagtattttttttcacatggaTTTTTAGTATACCATTGAATAATGACTGAATACATAAGCTTAAGCAAcaaaaatattgtttatttttgttcaaGTCCAACAGACCAGTGCAATTTTTGCCATTAAGTGTAGCAATACCATATTTAGAAATATAGTACATTTCAGAAATTCAGGTAGCCTATAGATAGGTAGACCTTCTGTAAACTATAATACTTCAGAACATTGGAAACCCTGACTATTAGAAAACATCTCTCTGTTGCTTCACAAGCCATAACAGAATTTAATTTAGCAACAGCTGGTTTAAAAAATTCTAATTCATTTTTAAACTCTCTCAATAACCTTGGCCGAAACAATAAAGAGTTCAACCTAAAGTGCCAGTTGCACCAACAACATAATACAACATGGTAATACAACATAGTTCAACATAAAATGTAccatttaaaataaattaaaaaaagtgcCAGTGATTGACCTCAATCCCTTCTATTCTTCCAATATCCTGAtgaaaaataaaacctctctgttgCTTAGGCCACTGTTTGATCAACATTTCAGTAACAACAAGCCCATTGGCCTCAGGATACCTCTATGACTACTTCTTCTACTTCTCTTTCAGCCAGTTGCTGAGACAAATTAGCCTGTTCACATTTTCAGAGCTCAAGGCTGCCCTTTTCTTTTGAACTATGTGACCTGCCAATGAGAAAAGTCTTTCGCAAGGGACAGAAGTGGCAGGGCTGCCCAGATACTTGCGGGCCAGGGCAAAAAGCTGTGGATGGGCTCCCTCATGAGTGGACCACCACTGCAGTGGGCAGTCTGTCTCACTGATGGTGGGCTCTGCCCTGTAGCGGGTCAGAGCCCCGTTGGGCCCCTCTTCATACTCATCCTCTGTTTCAGAGTCTGAATTAAACAGCAGGAGGCTCCTCTTCCTTGCTGGCTCCTCTGTGGGTTCTGGAGTGGCTCTGTCTGGTTCTTTTCGCAGCAGTGCCTCAATGCTGGTCCACACCCCTCCTCGCTCTCCTCTTGGTAGACACTTTAGGTCCTTAGAATTAGAATCAGGTTTATTGTCACATCACAGATTTACAGAGTAAAAAGATGGGTGAAATTCATTTTCATACATGGTTCccatagaaagaaagagggggagggaagAAGAGGGGGGGGCAGGGTAAGGGGGGTCAAAAtgcaagagaaaagaaaaacaaagaagaCTATTACACATGTTACCTTAAAGCGTGGGTCGAGTGCTGTAGCCACCCTGAGCCATCCATGGTTGAGTGTATCTTGGCGTTCAGACAGGTCCTTTTTAAAGGCACCCTTGAACCTCACCACATAGGCTGGGTCGTCATCTGAGACCTTCATGGTGTGGGTCAGGTGGCTGAGAGCAGGTAACACAACAGAGCATGAGACATAAGTCTCAACCCCAAGGAGCTCAGTCACATATCTGCAGAGGAAAGTTTAGAAAAGTGATTCATTATTGTGCCAATTAATAGTAGATTAAAAATGGTAGCAACTTTATACTATAGTCATAATGATATTGATATTCAGTacaatacatttaaaaacagtTGGTGGGTTTTTACCTGCATGGTTTAAGGAGGGTCTCGAGCCTCTGCAGTCTGTCCCACTCTGCTGTAGCTAACATGGTGAGCTTGTGCTTCTGTTTGGCTACAGTAACCTTCACAGCCTCTTGGTTCTTTAGCAGACGAGAGATCATAAACAGTGTTGAATTCCACCTTGTGGAAACATTCTGTATCAGTGGCTCTTTGTCTTGATCCAGTCGTGCTTGCTCCTTGTGCAGTTCGTCTGTGTTTGAGGGGCTATGTTTAAAATGCCCCACTATTTTACGACATCTTGCCAATGTGGCTGTGAACCCGCTGTCAGCAAGGCAAACTGTGATGGTCCTCTGCAACACGTGAGCAACACACGGCATGTGCTGGAATGTGAGCTGTCTCATTGCAGCGACCATGGCTCGCGCACTGTCTGTTCCGATTGTGGTCACTTTTTGTGTGATTTCCCAGGCCTCTGCCACAGACTCAAAATCTTCTGCCACGTTTTCAGCAAAGTGCCTAGTGGTGGTCTTCTGCATGGTTAAGGCAAATGAGTGAAGACGCCACTTCATGTCAATAAAGTGTGCCGTCACACCGAGATAATTTGAATTGCTTACCGAGGTCCAATGATCCTCAGTCAGGGCAACCCACTCGGCTTTCTCCAACAATAAATCCTCCTTTTCTTCCTTTTCATTGTCATAAAGCTGCTGGACTCTTTTTGTCATTGTCTTTCTGCATGTAGCAAAAAAAGGTGTTAGGAAcatttcatatagatttttgcaaattatgttttttcacttcttcagaCCCTATAGTTTGTAAAACtacctgtttccaattttttcCCGGACTGCACAAGtccaaaatccaagatggcggatatATCACCAAAAATTGCAAATAATCGCCTTTTTAAAaattttaaatggatatatgttaggtattatcattatatacatacattttgtAATAAAATTGAATGACTTAGGTAATAAATATGACCATGGGTGACATGAGATGACATTGGTGACATGagcctctccttgtctctctctctctctttctctctctctctgcccctcctctgcatgcatgtttaaagaaaacattgtcATTTGTGCAAGGATTGTTGTTGGCATAGAAGATGACTGGTTAAATCGTGAATAaatcaggttagcatcataaacaTGCTGCGCAAAACTGTTGCAACCCCCAccgtcacctaccaccacaaatagaactgaattctgtgggaaacactgcaaagtatagacaggtggtgcatagacaggtcaagaaatatagtgcagtgtagacagtagtatacagttgattcaTATAAAGTAGagaggtttagagtaatataaatatgtgcagtgtattagcagttaccatataagagcagaataaatatggctatgtaatgtgAACAATGTATGGTTGTTggttagttggttggttgtcactgGGATGTAGAGCTAGACTTCAgctgcaggaaagaagcttcctctgaacctgctgtgcgccttatgcaagcatcgcttgccctggatggcctcaatggaggggagtgaggaatgtgttgggcagttttcaccaccctctgcagtgcttttcggttgtgggcagagcagttgtactgtgacacagttggtcaCAGTtacaaactgtgacacagttggtaaaGATACGCTTGATGATGCaggggtagaagttcaccaggatcagGACCTTCTTTAGCCTCCTCAGATAGAAGAGATGCTGGtaagccttcttgatcagggtagaggtgttgagggtccaagataGGAccaagagatgtggacacccagaaatctGAAGCTGGTGATACACTCCACTTCAGTCCcattgatgagaatgggtgtgtgtgctagctttagacttcatgaagtccacaatgagtgctttggtcttcaataattctgtTAACAGGACTTGCAGGAAATTGTGGGAACATATGAATTTGTTGATTATATGCAAGCCTAATGCTGcccactagcctagaaatctagacgcgcccctagcggccgcaaattacatttgctgccagggctagtctagcaactctccgttggcttgtgagctccagaaatcgaaacttaatcaggccaatgaaatcgtgtatagagtcgttaggtgggcttaacataatgattgatggcagagttgcaacggtttggcttgaattccctgctacttgaaaacaaataagatggatgttgctgctggcaaacagtgtgacacgagttaagcttttattaagtaggcaaacgtttgaactagctaactagctccgctggtgggaaacgcatgggactcatagcgctgccgctgtcctattgcgtgcagagggaatttgaaagacaactgattatcccgcccctcggactgagcactgcgaacggtgagtgtccagaccctacattttaatgtgggtctggctcgtcaggctagctgCCCACTACATCTAagtctgccttcatccatgaatTATGACTGGTTTCAGAAACAGCATCCTCTGAACAATCTACAGAGAGTAGCTCAgtgcaattaacacacacattggatagcATCTTAATAGATGGCATGGCTGTTGTGCAGGAAATGGTTGTCAGGAAAAGTGACAAACTGTTGCCAAGATCTGGCAAAATGTTGAAAGTAAGGCACGAGGCTACAATGACATTTACTTATTATTTAACAACTATACCATCACAAACTCCATGAAAGACAGGACAAGACAGGTCCATACAATGGGACAAGCACATGATAAGGGATACAAAATACAAGATTACACCAATCAAAGACTTTAAAGCTTTCCTGGGATCGAAGGAAACCAAAGCCAACCTCATCCTCTACCTTGGTCATAAAGCTGTTGAACTATGTAAACTGCCagtcacagttcacacacacaaaggtggcaGTAATAGTAAGTCATTTTGCCAAAACCCCATATATCTACATGTCACACAGATGTCTTGGTGCTTGCCCTTCTCAGGGTACCAGACATCAACAAAGACAGTCTCATTATCATGGGCACTGGAGAACGTCGACACAAGATACAGCCTAGAAATcttgacgcaccctagcggcagcaaatgtaatttgcagtcagggtagtctagcaactctccgttggcttgtgaggtggaaaaaccaaacttcgctcaggccaatcacatcgtgtatagagtcggtggacCTATCGGGTATCCTATTGTATCCTATTCTATCAGGAAATTGAAAGTCAACCATTTGTCCCGCCATTTACCGTTTATCCCGTGGGAAAGGAAAGGTTTCTGTTTCAAGTCAATCAAGTCATGATGGTGTCATTAACACACTTTGTAGGCATTTAGTAGGTCCTCATCCATCTCCAGACGTGTTAGCTGGATGTGAGAAATTTGTGTGTCAGCTCCTCAAAACATGGTTTTCAAACAGCTAAAGCCCTTCGGTGGAACATGTTTAAAACTCTAAAGCCCAACCAGGGAGTGGAAAAACTCGGGAACTAGGGAAATCCCatcactataattaccctaccATCGCCTATAGCTGTCCCCATGCTCGGATTCCTGCCCacgcagcctagcgacccactaTTTGCccgatgacaactcctaattcctatggacaattcatcccctacactggactatttgaacttaacactaaataggattcatgcattatcatactggttatgtaaccatccaaccactttgtaacatatacctcaggtggctctaaataccatgttctattctctgtatatagaccttactgtcctgtaactgaccccaggcagatgggtcaggcccttgagttgtGAATCTGCTTGAGGTTTCATCCTATATGTTTCTCCCATtcttgggagtttttcctcgcccctgttactcatgggctctgtctgaatgtttaacactctgtaaagcgccatgacatgtgtaatgttttgacgCTCTATaactgaaattaaattgaaattgaaattctgaGAGCACACAGGCAAGCAAATGTTTGGGCACAAGATACAGTGCCTGCTCCAAAGATTCTTGACTCACTATCACTGGAGACAAATTGTTGATGGGCAATGGGCTCCTGTTCTGTCAAAACTTCCACCAATATTAaaaagacagtgacagtggtgaggataaatacttgagtgacaatgacaatgttttgttgaactcttcaataatgaaacaagatgcagattttttttaatctttttttttcattttttaaaaatgttctccaaattttttggcaaatgatgcaatacatcttttgaaaatagtctgtatctcacttgtctaccttattaggtgtatatttatcaaaaagttgaccacttaaagcctttatattatttttccGCATATATTGTCCGTCATCTTGAATTTTGGCActgaaaattaagaaaaaaattggaaacaggttGTTTTGTATTGAATGGGGTCCTAGCTAGTAAAAAAACACCagttgcaaaaatctatatgaatCGTTCCTAAAATAACACAATTCCCCATACTATATGTTGTGTCAGACGACACAATCTGCAGTACCTTTTGCAGGCCCTTATCTTCTACCACTCCAAGTGGTCTACAGTCGAGTGCAACCCAGTGAGCCAGGGCGTTGGTTATTTTCTCAGACGTGGACTTAGTTACCCTCGTCCTCAAACCAGTCAACTGGTGGAGTGTGGGTTGTACCCGGAATCAGGCTAACGTCCACGCTAGCTGCTATATGTTTTCCACTGAGGTGATACTTAAGGCTCGATGTGCTGCTGTGATATGCGAATTCCTTGTTGCATAACTTGCACACAACCATGCTCTTATCGACGCTTCCATCCGTTCGTTTTTTGTAACAAAATTTCCCATCCACGGGGCCAACCAAAGCGGGCACATCAGCTTCTTTGTTCATGTTCACTGTGGTTTGTTGTTGTCTGAACCGAACTCATGCGCGTTAGTTGGTGCTCCAGTACAATCGGTCCGTCTAAAACTCATCCTGTGAGAAACGTTCCGCGGTGCAAAAATAAATACGATTAAAAtgcgtcaatttttttaacgCGCTCATTTTTGTGTAATTAATTAATCTTAATTAACGCGTTAAAGTCCCGGCCCTAATTATAATCTTATTATTGTCAAATATGAAATATATGTGATCTATAGGTGATCTATATGCAATGTGTGATGAAGCATATTGGTATCAACTAATTAGAGGTAATGGATGGCTTTATTTAAAGCAAGGGGTTTTTGGCCTCAGTGTGTGAGTCTGGAGAGTGTCAACTTGCTGAGAGGTTGTATACGGAGAATTGACCCTTCGCTAAGCCATGCCCCCCCTTAGTTATTGTTGCTAAGTCCGACAAAGTTTAACCAATTTGACAGAGTTGTCAGCATCCGATACGCTTTCACAGCTGGCATGACGTTATCAATAACAGCTCTCCCTGGAGAAATATTGTCCAATTTTCATAAAGCTGAAAAAGAAATTTCGGACAGGAGCAGGCAAAAGGGTCTTCAATATGCGTTTGAAGGCTATATCCAAGACATTAAACTGAAACAGCAACAAAATCGCATAAAGATAGAGGCAAAAGCCTATAGATCCCAGTGTAAAAGTGATCCACTGCATCAGCTGGCGATTGAGACGGAGGATAACTACATTAAGGAGCAACAATGTTCCTGTAAAGCTGGGTAGGTTTGTTCATTACTacaattaaaaagcaaaacatatgCATATAAAGCGTTTACATTACGTAACGTACGTAcgtaacgttaacattagtgTGCCGTAACATTATTAGCCTACTCTGGTTAGTTCCACAGGTTTCTGCGTCCATCTCTTGGACTTATATCTATACACTTGACCTATGCAAAGCACAAAACATCAACAGTGTGGCAGTCCTGTCCTCCACAAGCTTGCCACAACAGTGGTACAAGCCCAGGGGTGCAAAAATAACATCACAGCCCATAACAAATGTTGTGGTAGCAAAGGCAAAGACCAATCGAAAACAGAGACCCATATGCTGTTACTACAGCAATGAAAGGTGAGCTGGTTTTCATTTTGGATTTACAAATAAGTGTACAGATGTTATCAGACTAATCTTAATGCCAGTGCATTTCCAGAAGCCTGCCCCCGATTAGCCTAGCCTATGTTTCATGGTTGTTTTCATTAGAGACCACCTGTCATATTTTTAACACCCAAATGCTTGCTTCCTCTTCCAAAATATGATAAACCATGTAACTTACTGTTTGTACTCTGTTGATGTTATTACACAAGTAGACAAGTCatttttgtatcttgcagggCTTTGTCTGATTTGTTACAAATGAGGAGTTGTTGTTATTGAAAGGATTGACAGGGACACCTATGAGCTACATAGCAAACAAGCCCCCAATAGATTAAGCAGTAGGTCAGGAGAAGTACTCTCTTGGAAGTGGCTTGAGTTACCAGGTAAAGCAGTTGAGATGAAACTTGATAAAGATTAAAGGGACCGTGTGGAacgttttcagttgtttgttagCTATATTAACATTTCCCATTCATAAATGTGGCctcattcatgtttaattaccaCCACCAATTCGAAGCATACCTATGGACTTAGAAATTGGcatttacatatacatagcGTTTATAAACGCTCCATCTACGTGCGCCATTTTAAAATAATGGTGACCAGCGAGGGACATTTGTGAAATACAGCGCCGTCTTTGGCATGCAATGAAAAACTTTCTTGGATTCATCTGCTGAATTtccctacattcagcgatgtaagttatgaacccattttctacaagctacatgtcttcctaacattccgacattgGCATTGTATTTTCCAATGAAACgaataaagagaaaaaataactttgtttgtgatctgtcactgtctcagCAAAGCTCTTGTGACCACCTGTTCAAAGGCTCTAAACCCAGAGAGagttgataaactaacctacCATAGTTTTGCTAGAACTAGCAGACTACCACAACGTTGCTGAAtttatgttatttcaggttagtttgcaacaatgtacaagtttaaccaaagtccttaaCTGCTACCTAGCTAGCGAACATCACTAgccattcccattcactttcagTTTACtgtgctaatgttagctaactaGCTTGGTTAACAGGCAAAATTAAATGATTTATTCCATGTCCGAAAgtgtgtttcattggcatcacacacaagcaatgacaaaagagaaaagtttatgttttgacacaCCTATTTAGGAGTCTGGAACTAGGGCCATCATCTAGGTAGATTCGCAATGAGATGAGCTGCGACTAGATATGGTAGCGTTAaatgctttgcgacggcttgcAACAGCTGGCAACAACGTGCACCATTTAATTCACACCACTGCAACTCCCTCTGCGACGGTTTCGTCTCGACGCggatctttggtgtgaattgggtgTTTTTGATGTGTGACGGCTACAGTAGTTCTATTAGGTTGCAATATGATCCCTAAACACTAGATGGGAGAAGTTCTTACACATGGGACCTTTAAGATTAATTTATTAGGTCATGGTATTTGAGTTTCAACAATTGTGTGACATGCAAACATTTTGTATACAGTTGAAACAATCTAAATACAAAGTTAAAAAAGgggcagacacagagagagacatggttCGCCTATGGCTTAATGATATGTGGTTGGAAATTTGATAGCATACATGGTATGGCTCTTTCCACATGGACATGTTTagctatttttttttgtcaatttaACATCTGAATCTGAACATTTGACTTTGCAAATGGAGGAATGTTCAGTTTAAGGCTAAGCTCCTTCACATCTTTTTCAATGAGAAAACCCTTGTACACCATTAGCCCATCACCTCTCATCAGGTATCCACACTGCAGTAGACCTTTCAGCAGATCTTTTATTCCACACCGTCTGAAAATCTCCTGATCAGAAATTGATTCTGTGATGATACAAATATAACAGAACCACGAGGATCACAGGCTATTAGACACTTAAGTGTGTTGACAGACTTGTAATTTGAATACGTCTGACATGTTTTCTGTGATGCTGTCTCTGTGTGGCCAAATAGATACACTACTGCCATACAGGAAGTTGATCCATGAGTTAACTAAAGTGCTAAGACTTGCACATGAATTTGGAATTTGAAAACTAAGTTTTGTCTTAATTCCATGAGTACAAGAAGAATCTGTTGATGAAAAGGCATCTGATTGATCTGCTGGTTTACTTTAGTGTCAAGGGGATGCGTGTCTGTGGGGCTGTAGAGCTATCTGGTAGTCCGAGAAATGAGCACAGTGTATTAAATTCATCAAAGGAGAACCCAGTGCAGTATGTGAAGTAGTTTGAGACACTGCTTGTATTCAGTCTCTGGTGTTAATGGGTACAGAGCCTGGATGCTTATACTCTATCCCTGAGCaagttgttttctttttctttttgagcaagTTGAGTTTTCAATCTTTCTACTGTATTTCCTCCTGTGTTTCTGTCATCTGGGGTTGATCCTCTGTGCACTCTGGAAATATAAGAATTTAAATATTAAAATGAGTGTTTTATACACAAAGGatagaaaaaaatgtaaatgattTACAGACATACAGCAAcaatgtttttatcttttttttttgcgtgtAGCTCCTACTATTGGACACTTGGCCAATATCCTCCTTATCAAACCCTACTGATGATTTCCCAGTATTCCCTTTGCCACCGCAGCCAAGCAGTTTCTGTACAGTCCGAACAAAAGACCATATGGAATGATACAATGAGATGAGAGTCTCAAAGTCGGAAGCAGAAGCACTGGAGAAAGAAACCAGACTGCAGAGCAGCAACAACGTCTGGCATCGTGCCCACTCTCCTCATCTTACTTCATCCTCTTTCAAGAGAGTGTACTCCAGGAAAGCAGACTTTGAGCAGCTTGCCACCAACAtgcagaggaagaa carries:
- the LOC121677462 gene encoding zinc finger BED domain-containing protein 4-like; translated protein: MISRLLKNQEAVKVTVAKQKHKLTMLATAEWDRLQRLETLLKPCRYVTELLGVETYVSCSVVLPALSHLTHTMKVSDDDPAYVVRFKGAFKKDLSERQDTLNHGWLRVATALDPRFKDLKCLPRGERGGVWTSIEALLRKEPDRATPEPTEEPARKRSLLLFNSDSETEDEYEEGPNGALTRYRAEPTISETDCPLQWWSTHEGAHPQLFALARKYLGSPATSVPCERLFSLAGHIVQKKRAALSSENVNRLICLSNWLKEK